From the Nostoc sp. PCC 7107 genome, the window CCCTAGTTATTTAACAACTAATGCAGCTATCTTCTACAAACAAGACGGATTCCGTGCAGCGATCAATATCAGAAACCTCTTTAATGTGGACTACTTTGAAAATGCTTTCAATCGCTTACGCGTCTCTCCTGGTGAACCATTTACAGTCCAGGGAACTGTTTCTTGGACATTTTGACAATTGTATAATTTCCTCACTCACACCGGAGGATAAAAGCTGACAGGATTTAATTAGACATCTTCAGAAACAATAACTTTCTCAAATTCTGGAGATGTGTACTAATCCTGTTTTATCAAGCACAAACCTATGAAAATAATTTCACATCGCTTTATTATCTTATTTCTATTAGGAATTTTGATATTTACTGCTATTTGGGCTGGTAGTGAAAGTTTTACTTATGAAGCTACTAACTCAATATCTCCACAACAAATTGCAAAATGTCGAGTCGTGCGACACGTCAAGGGAGAAACTTGTATTCCCCTCAACCCGCAAAGAATTGTTACCTTAGATTTTAATAGTTTTGCCGCACTTTTGGCTTTAGACACCAAACCCATCGCCACTTGGATTACAACTGAAATAGAAGATGACTTTCGTTACTTTCAAGAAAAGGCAAATGGAGTAGAAATTTTACGTAGTTCAAGCGGTCGAATTAATTTAGAAAAACTTGTATTACTTCATCCCGATTTAATTATTGTTATTTCCCATCCAGTCTTTAAAGAAGTCTATAAATATGCCTCACAAATTGCTCCAACAGTAGTTCTACCTTGGATCGAGACTAGAGGAAACTGGAAACAACATATTCAAGATGCTGCAAGAATTTTAAACAGAACAGAAACAGGCATTCAACTAATAAACCACTATCACCAACGTGTTCACAAATTAAAACAGAGAATTAGTAATCATCATCGGGAAATTCGCATATCATTTGCTTATGTTGCTGGGGGACGATTAGTTATCACTCGTCAACAATCTTTTGCAGGGGGAGTTTTAAATGACATTGGTATATTGAATCCTATATTTGTAGAATCTGGTGACAACGATTTACCTATTTCTGAAGAACTTCTACCCAAGATTGACAGCGATATCCTGTTTGTTGCACCGCTACGCAAAGATGATAATTCTGTGATCAAACAGCTTCAACAAAAGCCTTTATGGTCTAAACTCAAAGCTGTGCAGCAAAATCAAGTGTATCTAGTAGATTTTTCTGTTTGGCGTGGGCTGAATATTCTTGCGGCTCAAGAGATGCTCAATGACCTTGATAAATACATAGTTAACATTACTTAAAATCATGCCAAAATATAATCTATTTGTATGTAAATCCTGTCATCGTTCATCTGAAGAACGACCAGAAAAGCCCCCTTTTGATGGGGATATTTTACTTGACAAACTAAATAATTTATGCAAAGAAAAATTCTCATTTAATGAACTTGAGATTAAACCAGTTGAATGTTTGTGGGCTTGTAATCAAGGCTGTGTTGTAGCTGCTTCTCACCCAGACAAACCCAGCTATCTTTTCGTCAATTTGACTCCAGAAGAAGGCGCAGCATCCTTGTTAGAATTTATGCAATTGTATATCAAAAGTCGTAAAGGTAACGTAGCTTGGAAACAATTACCTGAAGTGTTACAATCTGCTATTTTCGCGCAAATTCCGCCTAGGTAAAGGTAGTGGTGGTTATATGCAAGCGATCGCACTAAACTCACTTTTAATTTACAAGTCCCTACCTTTATTTATGGTAATCTATTTCATTTATCTTATCGGTTAAAAGTCTAAAATCAATTAGCATTTTTAGAAAAAATAGCGTTTCTCAAGCAAATGAAGTGGAGGCGAACGCCCTTACAATAATTTGTATCTCACTAGACGAAGAAAGGCTATAAAAATTTTATTTAACTCTGAAAAAATCTGATAATATCTAATTTAGAATTTCAATAATTAAGCTAAATGTCTTTTATTCAAGATTTTAAAAATGCCAATGCCATGATTATCGGAGCCAGCCAAGGCATTGGTTTAGGTTTTGTTAAAAAACTACTTCAAAATACAAAAATTAACAAAATCTACGCAACATATCGTCAAGCACAAACAGCAGAAGAATTATTAGCTTTAACATCTGAATATGCTGATAAATTAACTTGTATAGAAATGGATATTACTGATGAGTTACAAATTATTGAAGCTGTAAGAAATATCAGCACACAAATCAATAAACTACACTTCGTCATTAACTGCGTAGGACTGTTACATGAAGGTGATTTTCAACCCGAAAAAAGCTTAAGACAAATTAACCCAGAAAATTTGCTGCGCTATTTTCAAATTAACAGTATTGGTGCAGTATTACTAGCTAAACATTTATTACCTTTATTTCGTCATAAAGAACCCAGCGTGTTTGCCAGTATCTCTGCTAAAGTGGGCAGTATTGGCGACAACCAACTGGGAGGATGGTATGGTTATCGTGCTTCTAAAGCGGCGCTGAATATGTTGATGCGAACAGTCGCAATTGAGTATGGTAGAAGTTGTCCTCAGACTTTGGTTGTAACTTTACATCCTGGAACAACTGATACTCGTCTTTCTCGTCCATTTCAGCGCAGTTTACCACCAGACAAATTATTTTCAGTAGAACGTACTGTTACCCAATTATTAACTGTAATTGAACAACTGGAAGCAGGCGATAGTGGGCAATTTTTTTCCTGGGATGGAAGCAAATTACCTTGGTAATTGAATCTCAGATAGGTTTACAAGTCAGGAAACATTTTATCTCCAAAGAAACCAGGGTCGCGTAAAGCGCACGAAAAAGTAAATTGACCAGTAAAATTATTAAAATGTGGACGACATTCTCCATCTTCAGTACTGATAGTTTGATCTGGTAATTTTTCGCCAACATAATAGCGAATTCTAGCACGACCTCTGCGAATTAGACTTTTAGTACGCCTTTTATCAGGTTCATTTTTGGTATTAACACCACCGCATATACTAGCTGCTACTTGTGGAGTTAATTCAGTTAACAATTCCTGATGAGATGACATGATTATGAGCCTTAGACTAAGTATGTCATCTAAATATAAGCCTTGTGTCTCAATAATTCGTAAATCTTAAGATAGAACCTAGATGATGATTGTGGATAAATGCGATCGCAATATATGCGTATCTACTTTTACTAAGTTAAATATGTCTTAGATACTCACACGAGTAAACAAAACTCTACGTTATTAATCATTTTACTTGATTATACAATATTGAAGTCCGAACTATTTGCAAAAAACTATATTTTTCGGACATTAATCCTGAATTTATTTAATTGATCAAAATCGCTGAAACTATTCAATATAACTTTTCAGCACAATATTTAATTCATTCTTTGGTTCAATAGGATTAATTCCTTAGTTGCCTTAAAATTCTCAGCAAGATATAAGGCGTTGAGACATTTGTAAAGTTCATAATCTGTTTAATTACCAACGACACACGGATCAATTGTGTAATGCTTTGATCATTTGAGTAAATATTCAAATATAAACTTATACTTTCCGGCTAGAAGTTAGTAACTGACTCTTTAGTCCTTTTTCTAATATTTCATTTGTATTGTTAATTCCAACTATGTATTGGGTTTGCTCATGTTTAAGCAATTATTTTGTGGCCATCGATATATTACAACTTTGCTGTTTACATTATTGTCTTTTACTAATTTTATCATAGATAAAGCAGAAGCGAAAACTACTCCATTTCCAAGATTAATCAATCCACATAAAGTAAATAATAAATTCCCAATATTAGTAACTAATAAAATTCTCTTAAATGAGAATAGCTATATTTCACAAAATTTAACTCCAGAGCCAGTTAGAGTTTTCCCTAACTTTAATGACATAAATAACCCAAAAATATTTAATCAATTTCTCGCGCCAGAAGCTGATTTTTATGAGCCTGATGTAAGCAAACCAAATCATATTTCAAAGAAAAAAAAGTTACAAATATTTATATTGAATGCTCTGACTAATAGTGCCAGTAGATATCCTTGGATAATTGACCCCAGAGATAATTTAACTTTTACTGCATCTTCGTTTAATCCCTTTCAAAATACTAATTATATTGATTTTTCCATTAAGTTTTCAGCAGAAGATTCCATAGTTGAGCGATTTAATTTTGCCCACTTTCCTCAAGAAGACCAATTCTACTGGGTACTACCTGGGAATCGAATTGTAGTCGAAACTCAGGGATGGCAAAGTGGGATTTTGTATCAAGGAGAAACCACAGACTTTGAACGTATACAGGTTGTGAGATTAACTCAAAGACTCTGGGGAATGCAAGCCGTTTCTTCCCTTCCTCAAGATTTTCAAGAACTAGTAGGAGAAACTGATATAAGCCAATTTTCTATTCAATCAATTGCAGCCGAGTTAGTGAATCCAGAGGGTATTCCTGCACCTCCTGTTCAGATTAATAATCCGAGTACAGTAAATAGTTCAAATATAACGGCACTCATTCCTAATATTTCTAGATTGAATGCCAATAATCCACCTTTAATTTTACAATCTTTTCCTACTAATAACTTACAACCATTATTAGGAGATGTCAGTCTCCGTAGAGGAACGGTCATCCCTAGAGATAATTTAAAACAAGCTGGATTTATTTGGGGGAATCCTTTAACTGGTGAAAGAACGCAATTTCAAGCTTCAACTACATCTATACCTGGAATCAAATTAGGGAATCGACAACAATTTGATAATTCTGATTTATTTGACATTTTGCTAAATCCTGATATTAGTGATAAACAACGTAATTTTTCTTATCTAAATTCATTATTTTGGGTTACTTTGGGTCAACGACAAAATATACTCAGAACTAGAGATAAAACAGAAAATCAGAACTGGCAGAGATTTTATTTCAGTCGTCCGCATAATCGGACTTTATTACAGTATGATTCTTTACTCAATAAAGCAACATATACGAATATTTATAGTAACCCTGGTGCTTCCTTATCTTTCTCTGTTGATCAAATAGATGTAGATCAGATACAAACTGCTAATGCTTCTTTAGGAATGCTTGCAGGAGGCCTTTTCGAGTTAATACATCTTCCCGAACTAGAACAAAGTTTGCAAGAAGCTCAAGAGAGATTTTCTCGACAAGAAAATTTTGCACCTATTAACTCAAAAGCGACACCAGAACAGAGAAGAAAAATCAATCAAATTCTCAATAGAACACTTTTTTTAGGTAATCGTACAAGTAGTTTAGAGCAAGTTTCTGGAACTTTTACCTTGCCGAGTACGATTACTCCAAATAGTTCTAGTATTTTACAAATTCGCACTGGTAATTATCGTAGAGCCGTTCAATTTATAGATGGAAAACGTACTTGGCGAGAAGGTGAAACTTATATTTCTAAAATAGATGTTTCAAATCGAAGTTTTGTCCGTTTTTCATCTGTTAATGTACCTATTCCTGCAAAACAAACATCTGTTTTTCCAAATAATCGCTCATCAGCTTTACAAGTAACTTTAATTAGTCCTGATGGTCAGGATTTCGTGCAGAATTTTAATTCATCTGATATTACAAGCGTTCCGGTAAATATCCGTTCCTTTGATTTGGCTTTTGATAATATCGAATTAAGCCAAAATGGGCGGTTGATTACTTACTTACAAACTTTTAATGGATATTTATCTTTACCTACCTTAGAAGGTCTATGGGCTGGTTCTACTGGCAATTGGAATTATAGTATTAATTCAGGGATTTGGTTTAATTTAAATGCAGATAATGGATTTAATATTGTAAATAAACTTGGTAACTCAGAGCCTACATTTGGTATTTATACTAATGGTTTATTAAACTATATCAATACTCGTATAAAATTTAATGCTGCTGGAGAAACTCAAGCTATTACTAGCCATATTCCAGCTTTACGATTTCATTGGAATAGTGGAGCTAACTATCAAAATTCTGCTTATATAAATTTGAGTTACTCCTTTATTCGTCAAGATAAATATAGGAATAACTATTCATTGGCTACAGGCATTGTATTTTATGACGAAACCCGTCGTTTAAGACAAGCCGGATTTTTTCAAGGTGGATTGGAATTTGGCACAGGTTTGGAGTTGAAAACTAGTATAGAAATAAGTGAAAATTTTTTCTACACTCTAGAAGGCGTTCAAAAAGTAAACTCTAATTGGTATTTTGGAGCTTATCTGCAAAATTTTCGGGATATTAGCCGTGGTATTAGAAGTAGAATTAATGATTTTGCTTATGGATTATTAATTAAGCGTGAGATTCCTAATAATGCTATGTTTTGGGAGTCTCGTTTAGGAATAAGTGGAAGTACATTTGAAGCTCGTTTTGAGGGGGGTTTTCGCTTCTAAAGCTGATTGCTAGTATCGGTAATCAAATTATTGCTAGACTTTTAGGCGCTTATTTGGTTAGTTGTGGAGTTGGTCTAACCATAGGTAGTGGTGACGCTTGTAAGTAGGTAGGTGTTAAAAATTGTCGTTATGACAAGGCAGGAGGGAAGAGGTTTTCAATCCACTTTATTTTTTGTTACATAGTTCGGTTCATTTGCACCGTTCTACTTATCGCAATGGTTTAAATGTAGGTAAGTATTTAGGAGTGGTGAAATAAACAGAGGAGTTAACCCACCAAGCTCTTTGAGCCAGAAAAGCACGGTTATGTAGAGCCAACTAGTGAAGAAAATGAACAGCTTCTGATGGTATACGCCAAGCAATAAGTTGTTATAGTAAAGTGCTGAGTATAAACCCTATATCTTCGAGGCTTTGAACAATCAAACATTGTCCGAGCCTAAGTAACTACGGCTATGGCTCACAGACTTAGAGGAATTTAATTAAAGATATGAATACAGAGAATGTTACAAATTTATCATCCCTAGAGCAAAAGGGATCAGAATTCACTCGTTCTTCCGGAGGTGAATCAGCTTGTTTACATGACCAGGAAATACCTGAATTGGACTTATTTAGTCCTTTAAAAATCCGCGATTTAACTTTGCCAAATCGTGTGGCCATGTCACCTATGTGTCAATATTCCGCTGAGAATGGAATAGCAAATGATTGGCACTTTGTTCATTTGGGAAGCAGGGCTGTTGGCGGTGCTGGTTTAATCATGGTGGAAGCAACAGCAGTCACATCCCAAGGGCGCATTACACCCGGTGATCTCGGTCTTTGGGATGATACTCAGATTGAACCATTAGCCCGCATTGTACGTTTTGTTCAGCAACAGGGAGCAGTTGCGGGTATTCAACTGGCTCATGCGGGTAGAAAAGCAAGTTGTCATGTTCCCTGGTTGGGTGGTACACCTTTAACACCTGAATTAGGTGCTTGGCCTACAATTGCACCCAGCGCGATTCCATTTCATGACAATAGTCCTGTTCCCAAGGCTTTGGATGAGCGTGGTATTGAAGAAGTTATTATAGCGTTTGTTCAAACAGCAGAGCGATCGCTGCAAGCTGGTTTTCAAGTTATTGAAATTCATGCGGCTCATGGATACTTGTTGCATTCTTTTCTGTCACCACTCAGTAATCAGCGAACAGACATTTACGGAGGTTCTCTAGAAAATAGAATGCGTTTATTGCTGGAAGTAGCCAGACGGATACGCGAGATTTTACCACCAGGAATGCCACTTTTTGTTCGTATCTCTGCTACTGATTGGGTAGAAGGAGGTTGGGATATTGAACAATCAGTGATCTTATCTCGTGAATTAAAAAGTTTAGGTGTTGATTTAATTGATGTTTCTACAGGTGGCTTAGTACCTCACGCCAAAATTCCTGTCGAAAAGGGTTATCAAGTGCCTTTTGCTGCCAAAATCAGGCAAGAATCTCAAATCAATACCGCAGCTGTAGGGATGATAACTGAAGCTGAGTATGCCAATCAAATAATTACTCGTGGCTGCGCCGATTTGGTTCTGATTGGTCGAGAATTGCTGCGCGACCCATATTGGTCTATTCACGCTCAAGGTCATTTGGATGAAGTTCCCAACTGGCCTGTACCTTATGGTTATGCGGTAAAACGACAAAAACGTAGATAGATAACTGTTTATATAGCAATACGGTTCAGTTAAGGTGATGAGAGTTGATTTCTCAATTTCTGCTTACCTATCAGACAATCAGCAAGATTTGGCGGAGAATCCCCCAAGCCCCCGATTGGGTGACGGTTGCGTCCCCCAAACCCCCTCCAAAATCATTCTTACATTTTTGGTTGAGTAATTATTTGTTGGTTTTGTTGTAATTTAGTTTTCTTATCTGAACCGTATTGGTTTATGTAACAGTCCTAAATCATTTGTGAACAATAAGATCCCCGACTTCTTTGAGAAGTCGGGGATCTTTTAGTTACCGAGAAAGGTAGAGTGCAAGATATGAATATTAGCTTTATAGCAGTAGTCAGATATGTTAGGACAACTTGAAAGCTTGAATGCCAGGAATAGTAAGACTTTTCCTCCTGCCTTATGCTTTATTTGTCACAACCTAGTTAATCTAAACCATCATTACCAACAGCAGCCCTGACAAGTGCTGCGAATTCATCCAGGGTCAAATTTCCATATCTTAGTTTTTCAACTATGGCGGCTCTGATAGAACCTTCTGGTACTGTATAAGGCAGTGGTAATAGTCCGCCAGTGTGGAGTGTAACGCTTGGTGTGGAAATATGAGTTACTGGATCTATATATGAAACTCCTGTCACTGTATAACTACCGTTGAATCCGGCAAAAAACGTACCTAAAGGGGGGTTGATTTGAGCCGCAGCAGTGGATAAATAATTACTAGGGGTAACATATACTACCGCACCCGCAAAGGAACCTGGGTCTCCAGAAGAAAAATCGCTAATTGGGTTTTCTATTAAAGTTTGTGCTGATGCTGGGGTAGAGAGAAAGGTTAAGCAGCTAATTAATCCCGTCAAAAATAGACCTGCTTGCCATAAAATTCCAGCAGAACGAGAATTTAACATCATATTAGAAAATCCTTGGATTTGAGAAATTTAGTCTTGTTTGCTGGATGTTGTCTATGCAAGTTAATAAAACTAATGTAGTCTTGTTTTGAAGTGATATGAAGGTCAGTATCATCTGTGTTTATGGGGTTGTATCTGGCGCTTGATTTTAGAGAATTGCTCTAATTAATAAGATATAAGTTTTTTTTGATCAGGAGAGAAATTTAAAAGACATAATTTCATGACAAAAAAGCAAGATTTTGTTCTTGAAAA encodes:
- a CDS encoding iron-siderophore ABC transporter substrate-binding protein, translated to MKIISHRFIILFLLGILIFTAIWAGSESFTYEATNSISPQQIAKCRVVRHVKGETCIPLNPQRIVTLDFNSFAALLALDTKPIATWITTEIEDDFRYFQEKANGVEILRSSSGRINLEKLVLLHPDLIIVISHPVFKEVYKYASQIAPTVVLPWIETRGNWKQHIQDAARILNRTETGIQLINHYHQRVHKLKQRISNHHREIRISFAYVAGGRLVITRQQSFAGGVLNDIGILNPIFVESGDNDLPISEELLPKIDSDILFVAPLRKDDNSVIKQLQQKPLWSKLKAVQQNQVYLVDFSVWRGLNILAAQEMLNDLDKYIVNIT
- a CDS encoding DUF1636 family protein, which codes for MPKYNLFVCKSCHRSSEERPEKPPFDGDILLDKLNNLCKEKFSFNELEIKPVECLWACNQGCVVAASHPDKPSYLFVNLTPEEGAASLLEFMQLYIKSRKGNVAWKQLPEVLQSAIFAQIPPR
- a CDS encoding SDR family NAD(P)-dependent oxidoreductase, which translates into the protein MSFIQDFKNANAMIIGASQGIGLGFVKKLLQNTKINKIYATYRQAQTAEELLALTSEYADKLTCIEMDITDELQIIEAVRNISTQINKLHFVINCVGLLHEGDFQPEKSLRQINPENLLRYFQINSIGAVLLAKHLLPLFRHKEPSVFASISAKVGSIGDNQLGGWYGYRASKAALNMLMRTVAIEYGRSCPQTLVVTLHPGTTDTRLSRPFQRSLPPDKLFSVERTVTQLLTVIEQLEAGDSGQFFSWDGSKLPW
- a CDS encoding NADH:flavin oxidoreductase/NADH oxidase, whose product is MNTENVTNLSSLEQKGSEFTRSSGGESACLHDQEIPELDLFSPLKIRDLTLPNRVAMSPMCQYSAENGIANDWHFVHLGSRAVGGAGLIMVEATAVTSQGRITPGDLGLWDDTQIEPLARIVRFVQQQGAVAGIQLAHAGRKASCHVPWLGGTPLTPELGAWPTIAPSAIPFHDNSPVPKALDERGIEEVIIAFVQTAERSLQAGFQVIEIHAAHGYLLHSFLSPLSNQRTDIYGGSLENRMRLLLEVARRIREILPPGMPLFVRISATDWVEGGWDIEQSVILSRELKSLGVDLIDVSTGGLVPHAKIPVEKGYQVPFAAKIRQESQINTAAVGMITEAEYANQIITRGCADLVLIGRELLRDPYWSIHAQGHLDEVPNWPVPYGYAVKRQKRR